One genomic segment of Nitrososphaerales archaeon includes these proteins:
- a CDS encoding Nre family DNA repair protein: protein MSKGTVKWLSDLISVEGLGELVGSIEIVSKSSTNLCLLCKGGRMLCGKVRCPIIVKAQSMIKYEPLLNDHIHGSTPPSVFVGRIGYPKVYIGPMIPPYFGSTEILDTPEDWIGKSIYDIIDYRFSLIRGKVRMSIFNAQRGDRLLETLQELAMGERSIDAEAVFMKRPRKVLSLSEETQPFGPSAPLKSLSVGNVSVDRRIEEAFYDRDLKAADAIYKLYDEGVLVTRIQRAFSIGMLGIGARRKLVPTRWSITAVDSIISLKLIDEIKQYNSIDEYRVYSFKNLDNIFIVILMPGNWSFEWIEAWFPGTTWNVGGKEPALMGDYEGYWGRTTYASVGGCYYAARLAVAERLRMERKQASALLLREIHPGYILPVGVWNVRESVRSALRNAPATFDDLNEAWRYACTKLTIPPEDWIANSSILKRAFFQRKITDYFDRSELS, encoded by the coding sequence ATGTCTAAGGGTACTGTGAAGTGGCTAAGTGATCTAATTTCGGTTGAAGGTCTAGGAGAATTAGTGGGGAGTATTGAAATTGTAAGTAAATCTTCCACAAATCTGTGCTTACTCTGTAAGGGCGGTCGCATGCTTTGTGGTAAGGTTCGATGCCCAATCATTGTAAAAGCCCAATCCATGATCAAATATGAGCCTTTGCTCAACGATCATATCCATGGCTCTACTCCACCAAGTGTGTTCGTAGGTAGGATCGGTTATCCGAAGGTGTATATTGGCCCGATGATCCCTCCGTACTTTGGAAGTACGGAGATACTCGATACTCCCGAAGATTGGATCGGTAAATCGATTTACGATATCATCGATTATCGTTTCTCTTTAATCCGTGGTAAAGTAAGGATGAGCATCTTTAATGCCCAAAGGGGTGATCGATTACTTGAGACATTACAGGAGCTTGCGATGGGTGAGAGATCTATCGATGCAGAAGCGGTATTCATGAAGAGGCCGAGAAAGGTACTGAGCTTAAGTGAAGAGACTCAACCATTTGGCCCTTCAGCACCGCTAAAGTCGTTAAGTGTAGGGAATGTGAGTGTAGATCGTAGAATCGAAGAGGCCTTTTATGATCGTGATTTAAAAGCTGCGGATGCCATTTACAAACTTTACGATGAAGGTGTACTCGTCACGAGAATACAAAGGGCTTTCAGTATAGGTATGTTGGGGATTGGAGCACGTAGAAAGCTCGTTCCTACGAGATGGAGCATTACAGCTGTGGATAGCATCATATCTCTTAAATTGATAGATGAGATAAAGCAGTATAATAGTATCGATGAATATAGAGTTTATAGTTTCAAAAATCTTGATAATATCTTCATCGTGATCCTGATGCCTGGAAATTGGTCCTTCGAATGGATCGAGGCCTGGTTTCCGGGTACAACGTGGAATGTTGGAGGTAAAGAACCCGCATTGATGGGGGATTATGAAGGTTATTGGGGTAGAACGACCTATGCGAGTGTTGGAGGATGTTATTATGCTGCCCGTCTTGCGGTGGCTGAAAGATTGAGAATGGAGAGGAAGCAGGCATCAGCATTACTATTGAGGGAAATCCATCCTGGCTATATATTGCCGGTTGGGGTATGGAATGTGAGAGAGAGTGTTAGAAGTGCTCTGAGAAATGCTCCAGCAACGTTTGACGATTTGAATGAGGCATGGAGGTATGCCTGTACAAAATTAACGATCCCGCCAGAAGATTGGATCGCCAATAGCTCGATATTAAAACGGGCATTCTTTCAGAGAAAGATAACGGATTACTTTGATCGTTCGGAGTTATCATAA